One segment of Tetrapisispora phaffii CBS 4417 chromosome 1, complete genome DNA contains the following:
- the SHE3 gene encoding She3p (similar to Saccharomyces cerevisiae SHE3 (YBR130C); ancestral locus Anc_3.393): MDEKKQMSNNILNDHQNASASQLLPPNKLNEGHNVFMTNMNSKSIAGSPKRQSSNNNVVGISNVEVLNLNNGVGGVSNSTKVIESLHEQIDAMTSANVQLTLQSQSLLSKLEASQLKEIKLQEQITSLKNENENINQILNRKTRKLKDLETEFNSLFEAHKTLKSENTELNNNFGSISKNESILKQKFEMVENQYKTVCDSHEYYKEKYALEIKTLTTELEEAKKNQIEFYENYQYEHKNLLDSIFKFNNMIKNLNDSNNEFNNSLNERCNDAIEKLDLPNWVTLYTESKALVQTYAQEMNLNIPEKFTSLVRDETLLALESATDKNTHHHSSSINNTIASFNKSHGPLHNNEHGKNSNNQNQIQVIKLRNTSAGSNGANSPTLNNKRSSFYGGTKAIFSPTNSSMPGTLPGVKRSSSIRKLSSRLSSMKIDNTSINTNNNNYNSNSNYNNNHSNHSHKRGGSVSSFNNNNTPNYLHNASPRLSQSHTFSNDGNFKDNSNLNNNNNKNNNSRAPSTGSNYRKKRNSVMFS, encoded by the coding sequence ATGgatgaaaagaaacaaatgaGCAACAACATATTGAATGATCATCAGAATGCTTCGGCTTCACAATTGTTGCCTCCtaataaattgaatgaGGGTCATAATGTATTTATGACAAATATGAATAGCAAGAGCATAGCAGGTTCACCAAAGAGACAAAGCTCCAATAACAATGTTGTTGGCATAAGCAATGTCGAGGTgttgaatttgaataatgGTGTTGGAGGTGTTAGTAACAGTACAAAAGTTATTGAGAGCTTGCATGAGCAAATCGATGCGATGACAAGTGCAAATGTACAATTGACTCTACAATCTCAAAGTTTGTTAAGTAAGTTAGAAGCTTCGCAATTAAaggaaattaaattacaaGAACAAATTAcatcattgaaaaatgaaaatgaaaacataaatcaaattttaaatagaaAGACAAGAAAGTTGAAAGATTTAGAGACtgaatttaattctttatttgaaGCACATAAAACTTTGAAATCAGAAAATACagaattgaataataattttggtTCAATTAGTAAAAATGAGtcaatattaaaacaaaaatttgaaatggTTGAAAATCAATACAAGACTGTTTGTGATTCTCatgaatattataaagaaaaatatgcATTGGAGATTAAAACTCTGACTACTGAATTAGAAGAAgcaaagaaaaatcaaatcgaattttatgaaaattatcaatatgaACACAAGAATTTATTGGAttctattttcaaattcaataatatgattaaaaatttaaatgacTCTAATAACGAGTTCAATAATTCACTGAATGAAAGATGCAATGATGCAATTGAGAAGTTAGATTTACCAAATTGGGTGACCTTATATACAGAGTCTAAAGCATTAGTTCAAACTTATGCACAAGAAATGAACTTAAACATTCCTGAAAAGTTCACCAGTTTAGTACGCGATGAAACTTTATTAGCGTTAGAGTCTGCTACTGATAAAAATACACATCATCATTCCagttcaattaataataccaTTGCTTCGTTCAATAAAAGTCATGGTCCACTACATAATAATGAACATGgcaaaaattcaaataatcaaaaCCAAATACaagtaataaaattaagaaaCACAAGTGCTGGTTCAAATGGTGCCAATTCACcaactttaaataataagagAAGCAGCTTTTATGGAGGTACAAAAGCAATATTTTCGCCAACTAATTCTTCAATGCCTGGTACATTACCTGGCGTGAAGAGATCTTCATCTATACGAAAATTAAGCAGCAGGCTCTCATCAATGAAGATAGACAACACCTCTATAAATaccaacaacaacaattacAATAGTAACAGCAATTACAACAATAATCACTCCAACCATTCTCATAAACGCGGAGGTTCAGtttcatcatttaataataacaatacgCCAAATTACCTACACAATGCATCTCCAAGATTATCACAATCACATACTTTCTCAAATGATGGTAATTTTAAAGACAACtcaaatttaaacaataataacaataagaataataattctaGAGCACCTTCCACAGGTTCAAATTacagaaagaaaagaaatagTGTCATGTTCTCCTAG